From a region of the Vanessa atalanta chromosome 13, ilVanAtal1.2, whole genome shotgun sequence genome:
- the LOC125068021 gene encoding BUB3-interacting and GLEBS motif-containing protein ZNF207 isoform X2 yields MGRKKKKASKPWCWYCNREFDDEKILIQHQKAKHFKCHICHKKLYTGPGLSIHCMQVHKEAIDKVPNSLPNRSNIEVEIYGMEGIPPEDVKEHEKQKTGGGKGSDSEDDEPAAKKKATPALLGPGPSSVTQGILPTPMGHVPPGMYHPHMQMNMMPHFMQAPRMMMPGMRPLFPAVSVPVSTPSKPTFPAYSNATISAPPTTSSASGSDPKENGEVKPPAANSCPLVTATGAGSKIIHPPEDVSLEEIRARNIKYRPKPKPELQMTQTAPTMITPSTSQAEVAAHMSAAVAAARQQQAAAMRRPMMQPVVLPQPVRVGVPVSVPPVMGMLPVMPQFNLMRPLQPGMLLPGGVMPVGVFPGVVMPRYR; encoded by the exons ATGGGTAGGAAAAAGAAGAAGGCATCAAAACCATGGTGCTG GTATTGTAATAGGGAATTTGACGATGAGAAGATTCTGATTCAGCATCAAAAAGCAAAGCATTTTAAATGTCACATATGTCACAAGAAATTGTACACGGGACCCGGACTGTCAATACACTGCATGCAG GTTCACAAAGAAGCCATAGATAAAGTTCCAAATTCATTACCAAATAGGTCAAATATAGAAGTAGAAATATATGGAATGGAAGGTATACCGCCTGAAGATGTGAAGGAGCATGAGAAACAAAAGACag GTGGGGGGAAAGGTTCTGACAGTGAAGATGATGAACCTGCAGCAAAGAAAAAAGCAACTCCTGCACTG CTGGGTCCCGGGCCATCATCAGTGACACAAGGCATCCTGCCTACCCCCATGGGCCACGTTCCACCTGGGATGTATCACCCGCACATGCAAATGAATATGATGCCACATTTTATGCAGGCACCTAG AATGATGATGCCTGGCATGAGACCTCTATTCCCCGCTGTGAGTGTTCCAGTTTCAACACCAAGCAAACCCACTTTCCCTGCATAcag TAATGCAACAATAAGTGCACCTCCAACTACATCATCTGCCTCAGGGTCAGACCCTAAAGAGAATGGTGAAGTTAAACCACCAGCTGCAAACTCATGTCCTCTGGTAACAGCGACTGGTGCAGGATCAAAGATCATTCATCCTCCCGAGGATGTTTCCTTAGAAGAAATAAGAGCGCGGAATATTAAATACCGCCCTAAACCTAAACCAGAATTACAGATGACACAAACAGCACCTACTATGATCACACCCAGTACAAGTCAGGCTGag GTGGCGGCGCACATGTCGGCGGCGGTGGCGGCGGCGCGCCAGCAGCAGGCGGCGGCCATGCGGCGGCCCATGATGCAGCCCGTGGTGCTGCCGCAGCCCGTGCGCGTGGGCGTGCCCGTGTCCGTGCCGCCGGTCATGGGCATGCTGCCCGTCATGCCGCAGTTCAACCTCATGCGCCCGCTGCAGCCCG GCATGCTGCTGCCGGGCGGCGTGATGCCGGTGGGCGTGTTCCCGGGCGTGGTGATGCCGCGCTACCGGTAG
- the LOC125068021 gene encoding BUB3-interacting and GLEBS motif-containing protein ZNF207 isoform X1, whose product MGRKKKKASKPWCWYCNREFDDEKILIQHQKAKHFKCHICHKKLYTGPGLSIHCMQVHKEAIDKVPNSLPNRSNIEVEIYGMEGIPPEDVKEHEKQKTGGGKGSDSEDDEPAAKKKATPALLGPGPSSVTQGILPTPMGHVPPGMYHPHMQMNMMPHFMQAPSFFHRMMMPGMRPLFPAVSVPVSTPSKPTFPAYSNATISAPPTTSSASGSDPKENGEVKPPAANSCPLVTATGAGSKIIHPPEDVSLEEIRARNIKYRPKPKPELQMTQTAPTMITPSTSQAEVAAHMSAAVAAARQQQAAAMRRPMMQPVVLPQPVRVGVPVSVPPVMGMLPVMPQFNLMRPLQPGMLLPGGVMPVGVFPGVVMPRYR is encoded by the exons ATGGGTAGGAAAAAGAAGAAGGCATCAAAACCATGGTGCTG GTATTGTAATAGGGAATTTGACGATGAGAAGATTCTGATTCAGCATCAAAAAGCAAAGCATTTTAAATGTCACATATGTCACAAGAAATTGTACACGGGACCCGGACTGTCAATACACTGCATGCAG GTTCACAAAGAAGCCATAGATAAAGTTCCAAATTCATTACCAAATAGGTCAAATATAGAAGTAGAAATATATGGAATGGAAGGTATACCGCCTGAAGATGTGAAGGAGCATGAGAAACAAAAGACag GTGGGGGGAAAGGTTCTGACAGTGAAGATGATGAACCTGCAGCAAAGAAAAAAGCAACTCCTGCACTG CTGGGTCCCGGGCCATCATCAGTGACACAAGGCATCCTGCCTACCCCCATGGGCCACGTTCCACCTGGGATGTATCACCCGCACATGCAAATGAATATGATGCCACATTTTATGCAGGCACCTAG TTTCTTTCACAGAATGATGATGCCTGGCATGAGACCTCTATTCCCCGCTGTGAGTGTTCCAGTTTCAACACCAAGCAAACCCACTTTCCCTGCATAcag TAATGCAACAATAAGTGCACCTCCAACTACATCATCTGCCTCAGGGTCAGACCCTAAAGAGAATGGTGAAGTTAAACCACCAGCTGCAAACTCATGTCCTCTGGTAACAGCGACTGGTGCAGGATCAAAGATCATTCATCCTCCCGAGGATGTTTCCTTAGAAGAAATAAGAGCGCGGAATATTAAATACCGCCCTAAACCTAAACCAGAATTACAGATGACACAAACAGCACCTACTATGATCACACCCAGTACAAGTCAGGCTGag GTGGCGGCGCACATGTCGGCGGCGGTGGCGGCGGCGCGCCAGCAGCAGGCGGCGGCCATGCGGCGGCCCATGATGCAGCCCGTGGTGCTGCCGCAGCCCGTGCGCGTGGGCGTGCCCGTGTCCGTGCCGCCGGTCATGGGCATGCTGCCCGTCATGCCGCAGTTCAACCTCATGCGCCCGCTGCAGCCCG GCATGCTGCTGCCGGGCGGCGTGATGCCGGTGGGCGTGTTCCCGGGCGTGGTGATGCCGCGCTACCGGTAG
- the LOC125068022 gene encoding uncharacterized protein LOC125068022: MPADDVSDLRDVVDAINKLCDTMKTSYDGTDDGSDDGPLESTEVTVVESWAEPAAVVPEPPAIDPEPSAMELEAFDTRSVYFDPEPAAYDPEPVLPEPTTFDLEPTVFDTKPAPVELTAFDAEPAVFDSEPVPAEPMSEMYYTASSEVSLLSDTDMQDRAQGEDSDRERDDRNSVMAGHVAAMRERFESMTRTNTPCPDLMRSTSPSFEVFRNISSSPDIEKP, encoded by the coding sequence ATGCCGGCCGACGACGTCAGCGACCTGCGCGACGTCGTCGACGCGATCAACAAGCTCTGCGACACTATGAAGACGTCGTACGACGGGACCGACGACGGCTCCGACGACGGCCCGCTCGAGTCGACCGAGGTGACCGTCGTCGAGAGCTGGGCCGAGCCCGCGGCTGTCGTTCCGGAACCCCCGGCTATCGATCCGGAACCCTCGGCGATGGAGCTCGAGGCTTTTGATACACGATCGGTATATTTCGACCCTGAACCGGCGGCATACGATCCGGAACCCGTGCTGCCCGAACCCACGACTTTCGATCTGGAACCGACAGTTTTCGATACGAAACCCGCGCCAGTCGAGCTTACGGCTTTCGACGCGGAGCCGGCAGTTTTCGATTCAGAACCCGTGCCAGCCGAGCCGATGAGTGAGATGTATTATACCGCCTCTTCTGAGGTTTCGTTGCTGTCCGATACGGATATGCAGGATAGAGCCCAGGGCGAGGACTCGGACAGGGAAAGGGACGACAGAAATAGTGTAATGGCCGGCCACGTAGCGGCGATGAGAGAACGCTTCGAGAGCATGACTAGGACTAACACGCCGTGTCCAGATTTAATGCGTTCTACGTCGCCATCTTTTGAAGTATTCAGAAATATTTCGTCTTCGCCAGATATTGAAAAACCGTAA
- the LOC125068192 gene encoding WAS/WASL-interacting protein family member 2-like isoform X1 gives MAPRPPPPPGPPPPPGPPPPPVFGSSKGGSSDNRNALLSSIRQGAKLKKTVTVDKSGPYIPGKVSNAPTSGSPVGNGVRSAAPVPNGGGGAMPGLGGLFAGGMPKLRPTGKLAGTTPNGQIRSDAPRFPPAQHTQKSPEKTRPYPPHSGNVVAAITEALASREGQRDSPKEPPSHHPPARPMVRRQPSEAKARGPPPEPPVQKHAMPLSSSDSVLTTGSITERISHRQQVSEQNIPPHVASTLHRNKSTLHSGSQASLGGSMTSLTSATSTLTTPASSLSTSDLSERPRVSHGKPNLAPKPPVLSPAPDRPSPPPKKLIVNGKLAARAQSMRVPRSPPVSPPSPGGARPPPPANPPVATKNPASHFGTLRAPRGLRPPGVCPPPPPGAPPPPPAPPARAASLAQPPPPPPPHHHHHHRLHAQAEEGSAPQPPARGSSMRAPDLEARFAELFNPPASFPLPDPFLRIAKGYSSTTVAANYKTCMASKAQAPAPPLRLPLAGWSGTSSAC, from the exons ATGGCACCGAGACCTCCTCCACCTCCTGGTCCACCACCACCTCCTGGGCCTCCTCCTCCACCAGTTTTTGGTAGTTCAAAAGGTGGTTCGTCTGACAATAGAAATGCTCTTCTAAGTTCGATTAGGCAAGgagctaaattaaaaaagactgTCACGGTTGATAAAAGTGGTCCATATATTCCTGGAAAAGTATCAAATGCGCCTACCAGTGGGTCACCAGTAGGGAATGGGGTGCGAAGTGCGGCTCCTGTTCCTAATGGAGGAGGAGGAGCTATGCCTGGCTTGGGTGGACTTTTCGCTGGAGGCATGCCCAAGCTGAGACCGACAGGGAAATTAGCTG GTACAACACCAAATGGTCAAATACGTTCAGACGCCCCGCGGTTTCCACCTGCACAACATACACAAAAATCACCCGAAAAAACACGACCGTATCCGCCTCATAGCGGCAATGTGGTTGCCGCTATAACAGAGGCGTTAGCTTCAAGGGAGGGTCAGCGAGATTCTCCCAAGGAACCGCCTAGCCACCACCCGCCAGCTCGGCCTATGGTCAGAAGGCAGCCGAGTGAAGCGAAGGCCAGGGGACCACCACCGGAGCCGCCAGTACAGAAGCATGCTATGCCTTTG AGCTCATCGGACTCAGTGCTAACAACCGGTTCAATAACAGAACGGATAAGCCACCGGCAGCAAGTATCCGAACAGAACATACCGCCTCATGTCGCCTCAACACTGCACCGGAATAAGAGCACACTGCACTCTGGCTCCCAGGCTTCTTTGG GGGGTTCCATGACATCCCTAACGTCAGCGACATCAACGCTGACGACGCCCGCTTCATCACTGTCGACATCGGACCTCTCGGAGCGTCCGCGAGTGAGTCATGGCAAGCCGAACCTGGCGCCCAAGCCGCCCGTGCTGTCCCCCGCGCCCGACAGGCCCTCGCCCCCGCCTAAGAAGTTGATCGTCAATGGCAAGCTCGCTGCGAGAGCGCAGAGTATGAGGGTGCCCAG GTCCCCGCCGGTGTCCCCCCCGTCCCCCGGGGGCGCccgcccgccgccgcccgcTAATCCCCCCGTCGCCACTAAGAACCCCGCATCGCATTTCG GCACGCTGCGCGCGCCCCGCGGCCTGCGCCCGCCCGGCGTGTGCCCGCCCCCCCCGCCgggcgcgccgccgccgccccccgcgccgcccgcacGCGCCGCCTCGCTCGCGCAGCCGCCGCCACCGCCGCCGCCGcaccaccaccaccatcatCGCCTACAC GCGCAGGCGGAGGAGGGCAGCGCGCCGCAGCCGCCGGCGCGCGGCTCGTCCATGCGCGCGCCGGACCTGGAGGCGCGCTTCGCCGAGCTGTTCAACCCGCCCGCCAGCTTCCCCCTCCCCGACCCCTTCCTGCGCATCGCCAAGGGCTACAGCAGCACCACCGTCGCCG CCAACTATAAGACCTGCATGG CGAGCAAGGCGCAGGCGCCGGCGCCGCCCCTGCGCCTGCCGCTCGCGGGCTGGTCGGGCACGTCCAGCGCGTGCTAG
- the LOC125068192 gene encoding WAS/WASL-interacting protein family member 2-like isoform X2, producing the protein MAPRPPPPPGPPPPPGPPPPPVFGSSKGGSSDNRNALLSSIRQGAKLKKTVTVDKSGPYIPGKVSNAPTSGSPVGNGVRSAAPVPNGGGGAMPGLGGLFAGGMPKLRPTGKLAGTTPNGQIRSDAPRFPPAQHTQKSPEKTRPYPPHSGNVVAAITEALASREGQRDSPKEPPSHHPPARPMVRRQPSEAKARGPPPEPPVQKHAMPLSSSDSVLTTGSITERISHRQQVSEQNIPPHVASTLHRNKSTLHSGSQASLGGSMTSLTSATSTLTTPASSLSTSDLSERPRVSHGKPNLAPKPPVLSPAPDRPSPPPKKLIVNGKLAARAQSMRVPRSPPVSPPSPGGARPPPPANPPVATKNPASHFGTLRAPRGLRPPGVCPPPPPGAPPPPPAPPARAASLAQPPPPPPPHHHHHHRLHAQAEEGSAPQPPARGSSMRAPDLEARFAELFNPPASFPLPDPFLRIAKGYSSTTVAASKAQAPAPPLRLPLAGWSGTSSAC; encoded by the exons ATGGCACCGAGACCTCCTCCACCTCCTGGTCCACCACCACCTCCTGGGCCTCCTCCTCCACCAGTTTTTGGTAGTTCAAAAGGTGGTTCGTCTGACAATAGAAATGCTCTTCTAAGTTCGATTAGGCAAGgagctaaattaaaaaagactgTCACGGTTGATAAAAGTGGTCCATATATTCCTGGAAAAGTATCAAATGCGCCTACCAGTGGGTCACCAGTAGGGAATGGGGTGCGAAGTGCGGCTCCTGTTCCTAATGGAGGAGGAGGAGCTATGCCTGGCTTGGGTGGACTTTTCGCTGGAGGCATGCCCAAGCTGAGACCGACAGGGAAATTAGCTG GTACAACACCAAATGGTCAAATACGTTCAGACGCCCCGCGGTTTCCACCTGCACAACATACACAAAAATCACCCGAAAAAACACGACCGTATCCGCCTCATAGCGGCAATGTGGTTGCCGCTATAACAGAGGCGTTAGCTTCAAGGGAGGGTCAGCGAGATTCTCCCAAGGAACCGCCTAGCCACCACCCGCCAGCTCGGCCTATGGTCAGAAGGCAGCCGAGTGAAGCGAAGGCCAGGGGACCACCACCGGAGCCGCCAGTACAGAAGCATGCTATGCCTTTG AGCTCATCGGACTCAGTGCTAACAACCGGTTCAATAACAGAACGGATAAGCCACCGGCAGCAAGTATCCGAACAGAACATACCGCCTCATGTCGCCTCAACACTGCACCGGAATAAGAGCACACTGCACTCTGGCTCCCAGGCTTCTTTGG GGGGTTCCATGACATCCCTAACGTCAGCGACATCAACGCTGACGACGCCCGCTTCATCACTGTCGACATCGGACCTCTCGGAGCGTCCGCGAGTGAGTCATGGCAAGCCGAACCTGGCGCCCAAGCCGCCCGTGCTGTCCCCCGCGCCCGACAGGCCCTCGCCCCCGCCTAAGAAGTTGATCGTCAATGGCAAGCTCGCTGCGAGAGCGCAGAGTATGAGGGTGCCCAG GTCCCCGCCGGTGTCCCCCCCGTCCCCCGGGGGCGCccgcccgccgccgcccgcTAATCCCCCCGTCGCCACTAAGAACCCCGCATCGCATTTCG GCACGCTGCGCGCGCCCCGCGGCCTGCGCCCGCCCGGCGTGTGCCCGCCCCCCCCGCCgggcgcgccgccgccgccccccgcgccgcccgcacGCGCCGCCTCGCTCGCGCAGCCGCCGCCACCGCCGCCGCCGcaccaccaccaccatcatCGCCTACAC GCGCAGGCGGAGGAGGGCAGCGCGCCGCAGCCGCCGGCGCGCGGCTCGTCCATGCGCGCGCCGGACCTGGAGGCGCGCTTCGCCGAGCTGTTCAACCCGCCCGCCAGCTTCCCCCTCCCCGACCCCTTCCTGCGCATCGCCAAGGGCTACAGCAGCACCACCGTCGCCG CGAGCAAGGCGCAGGCGCCGGCGCCGCCCCTGCGCCTGCCGCTCGCGGGCTGGTCGGGCACGTCCAGCGCGTGCTAG
- the LOC125068327 gene encoding uncharacterized protein LOC125068327 encodes MARRSFKITMDDKKGIEFLFDISKLIKHFYETPVIFLTKQDYSDNIFNTMCSMRSALQGGSKTEIIDIIVDFHIHWIYTIKELDQFSKRVFNDLTREEVYQAVSFTIDAMTHRLKYYQRYMLKHRPSLSNESQANLLTDIEIVEEMHKEVTRVLLNKLKCFRSFDSDDEFKIKIRDTLEELYLWIDKITDELAYQLTKYINVTHTEDLTKALQQIVEDLKRSKSPSVQRLLENLKGKEFSTMIRTIAVHYLEISKVLEKINSLEDHISKLQSDPTSAALMALQHKKDYLERRLASLDNLKTTLKKFAETTDFQFDDLNYDEICSCEDFYQLRIFNHALPPEERERLVTELCYVWDLAVFGERSHKSIISILSAADVKEEFNDDLGTFFIDEHSRKIYRLPDDETLYQPNEHSVLVPLKDDEQHIYFYDECGRYFIDQKTRQRIYKAHDTASEYMMDSSGILLKIKEERDGIIYYYDNYGRYYINSDGKHIYREVDSVSEYENDGLGNLVRIKSCLDILKPCPDDVPVTEDFKYLKTAVGTALRQCITDVILFQPDDPIKYLSSRLIKYRENMELKERRAREKEELDVEREIRISEERAAEERAAMAAALLVEGGSEASYDSNLIKYSPMHPDDTVSVGASSFI; translated from the coding sequence atggcTCGAcgttcttttaaaataacaatggaTGATAAAAAAGGTATAGAATTTCTTTtcgatatatcaaaattaataaaacatttctatgAAACACCAGTTATTTTTCTTACCAAGCAAGATTATTctgataacatatttaatacaatgtGTTCGATGCGATCAGCTCTTCAGGGTGGCTCAAAAACggaaataattgatataatagtTGATTTTCATATCCACTGGATATACACAATTAAAGAGTTAGATCAGTTTTCTAAACGGGTTTTTAATGATCTTACTAGAGAAGAAGTATATCAAGCAGTGAGCTTCACCATTGATGCCATGACCCACCgtctaaaatattatcaaagataTATGTTAAAGCATCGACCATCCTTATCCAATGAAAGTCAAGCTAATCTTTTAACGGACATAGAAATTGTTGAAGAAATGCATAAAGAAGTAACACGAGTTCttcttaacaaattaaaatgctttAGAAGCTTTGATAGTgatgatgaatttaaaataaagattagagATACTTTAGAGGAACTTTACCTTTGGATTGATAAAATAACTGATGAATTAGCGTATCAATTAACCAAGTATATTAACGTAACTCACACTGAAGATTTAACAAAAGCATTGCAACAAATTGTCGAAGACTTAAAAAGATCAAAATCTCCTTCGGTTCAGAGATTGTTAGAAAATCTTAAAGGAAAAGAATTTAGTACAATGATCCGTACTATAGCAGTCCATTATCTGGAAATAAGTAAAGTATtagagaaaataaattcattagaGGACCATATTTCGAAATTACAAAGCGACCCAACTTCCGCAGCTTTAATGGCTTTACAGCACAAGAAAGATTATTTAGAAAGAAGACTTGCTTctcttgataatttaaaaactacctTAAAGAAATTTGCAGAAACGACAGATTTTCAATTTGATGATTTGAATTATGATGAAATTTGCTCTTGTGAAGATTTTTACCAACTGCGGATTTTTAATCATGCTTTACCACCAGAAGAACGTGAACGCTTAGTTACTGAATTGTGCTATGTATGGGATTTAGCAGTTTTTGGGGAACGAAGTCACAAATCAATTATCTCAATTCTAAGTGCTGCAGATGTAAAAGAGGAATTTAATGATGACCTCGGCACGTTTTTCATAGACGAACATAGTCGAAAGATTTACAGACTACCAGACGATGAAACATTGTATCAGCCAAATGAGCACAGTGTACTCGTACCGTTGAAAGATGACGAACAGCACATTTATTTCTATGATGAATGTGGACGATATTTTATTGATCAGAAGACTCGACAACGAATTTATAAGGCGCATGATACTGCTAGTGAGTATATGATGGATAGTTcaggtattttattgaaaattaaagaaGAACGGGATGGCATAATATACTATTATGATAATTACGGCCGCTATTACATTAATAGCGATGGAAAACATATTTATCGAGAAGTAGATTCCGTTAGCGAATATGAAAATGATGGTCTAGGAAATCTTGTACGTATTAAAAGTTGCCTAGATATTTTAAAGCCTTGTCCAGATGATGTACCTGTAACAGAAGATTTTAAATATCTCAAAACAGCTGTAGGGACAGCTTTACGGCAGTGTATTactgatgttattttatttcagccaGATGATCCCATAAAGTATTTATCCTCCcgtcttataaaatatagagaaaATATGGAATTGAAAGAGAGGCGTGCACGGGAAAAAGAAGAACTAGATGTTGAACGTGAAATTAGAATTTCTGAAGAACGTGCTGCTGAGGAGCGAGCAGCTATGGCAGCCGCATTGCTCGTTGAGGGTGGAAGCGAGGCCAGTTATGATTCGAATCTTATAAAGTATTCACCAATGCATCCTGATGATACTGTATCAGTAGGTGCTAGTTCGTTCATCTAA
- the LOC125068422 gene encoding 26S proteasome non-ATPase regulatory subunit 11 produces the protein MAGAMLFERSRVSSSNRDEDVRMTDKMISTGELPEDDEENIRAKEQGILNLGEKYKKEGKAKELAELIKATRPFLSLISKAKAAKLVRSLVDFFLDLEAGIGIEVQLCKECIEWAKEERRTFLRQSLEARLIALYFDTGMYTEALDLATALLKELKKLDDKNLLVEVLLLESKTYHALSNLPKARASLTSARTTANAIYCPPKMQAALDLQSGILHAADERDFKTAYSYFYEAFEGYDGADSPKALTALKYMLLSKIMLNQAEEVATVCSSKAALKYAGKDLEAMRAVATASHKRSLADFQTALKTYKPELEEDAVVRAHLGALYDTMLEQNLCRIVEPYMRVQVDHVAKCIRLPVVQVEKKLSQMILDKKLNGILDQGEGVLIVFDESPLEKTYETVLETIHHMSKVVDTLYQKAKKLS, from the coding sequence ATGGCCGGAGCAATGTTATTCGAGAGGTCACGAGTCTCATCGTCGAACAGAGACGAAGACGTTCGCATGACTGACAAAATGATTAGCACAGGAGAGCTGCCTGAAGATGACGAGGAAAACATTAGAGCGAAAGAACAAGGCATATTGAATCTCGGCGAGAAATACAAGAAAGAAGGTAAAGCCAAGGAACTCGCAGAATTGATCAAGGCTACTAGACCATTTCTCAGTTTGATAAGTAAGGCGAAGGCAGCAAAATTAGTGCGGTCACTCGTAGACTTCTTCTTGGATTTGGAAGCCGGCATAGGAATTGAAGTTCAGTTGTGCAAAGAGTGTATAGAATGGGCAAAGGAAGAACGCCGTACATTTCTGCGACAGTCCCTGGAGGCGAGGCTTATCGCTCTGTATTTCGACACAGGTATGTACACAGAAGCTCTAGACTTAGCCACAGCACTTTTGAAAGAGTTAAAGAAGTTAGATGACAAAAATTTGTTAGTTGAAGTACTTCTTTTAGAGAGTAAAACTTATCATGCTCTTAGTAATTTACCTAAAGCGCGTGCCTCCTTGACATCAGCCAGAACAACGGCAAATGCTATCTATTGTCCCCCAAAAATGCAGGCTGCTCTCGACTTACAATCTGGAATACTTCATGCTGCAGATGAGAGAGACTTTAAAACTGCTTACTCATACTTCTATGAAGCTTTTGAAGGATATGATGGAGCGGACAGTCCTAAGGCTTTAACTGCTCTGAAATATATGTTGTTGTCTAAAATTATGCTCAATCAAGCTGAAGAAGTGGCAACTGTTTGTAGTAGTAAAGCTGCTCTTAAATATGCCGGAAAAGATTTGGAAGCTATGAGAGCTGTAGCGACTGCATCTCACAAAAGATCTCTTGCCGATTTCCAAACTgcattaaaaacttataaaccaGAGCTTGAAGAAGATGCAGTTGTGCGTGCCCATCTCGGAGCACTGTATGACACCATGCTGGAACAAAACTTATGTCGCATTGTGGAGCCTTATATGAGAGTTCAAGTCGACCATGTAGCTAAATGTATCCGTTTGCCAGTTGTTCAAGTAGAGAAGAAATTATCTCAGATGATCCTTGATAAAAAATTGAATGGCATTTTGGATCAGGGTGAGGGTGTTCTGATTGTTTTTGACGAGTCACCTTTGGAGAAGACATATGAGACAGTTTTAGAAACAATCCACCACATGAGCAAAGTTGTCGATACACTCTACCAGAAAGCTAAAAAACTCTCATAG